The region TGGTTCAGTACATCTGGGCAGGATTGTTCATGGGGATGCTGATCTTACAACCACTTGACATTCATCTCAGTTCCCTTTTCTGCCCCTAGATCCTGCATCTGGGCCTATACCTACCCCAGTTACTAAGACAGGTACAGGTGGTAGGTACCAGGGATTAAGGTGTAAGGATATTCTTCTCATTAGTTTATGGGAAGtagaatatattatataactgAACTTGAGCCCCATGCTTCCACCAGCAATCTTTCCCTGAATGAGCACACATCtcgcaactttttttttcaattcccgTTTATTTTTGGCTCTTGGGGCAATGTCATCTTTTCAATATGAAAGTGATAGAAGTACCTGGGTCCTTGATAAAATCAATGAATCACTAGAGCAGCCAATGCTGAAGCCTGTCTTAcctctggactttttttttcaattcccaCTTATTTTTGGCTCTTGGGGCAATGTCATcttttcaatatgaaaaaaagcaGCAAGTTCAACACAATAGAAATCTGAAGTGTAGAATAGGACAAAACCAAGGGTAGGGGGGAAGGCAGTAGCAGAAGAGATGAGGTGTTGCCAAAAGATGGAGGGTGTCCTGTCCCCTCTCTGGGGAATGACATTTAGGTGGTAGCACATAGCTTTCCATATAGGTACAGAAGGGCTGatggtcatttttttctctaagaaaagATAGAGACTAGTCTCTCTTGCTCCTCTTGATCCCCTTTTCTGAccaggggaaagaaaggaatccaacATTATGAAGGAGGTaaagtggaagagggaaggaTCCCCCCCTTGACAGGGTGGTAGCCAGAACCTAACAAAGGAAATAGCTCAGGACAGAGCTTGGAGGGAGactgaaaatggagataatactgtTAACACCTCCCCAGAAGctgagaggagcagagagatACCTGGAAACTAGGACTTCAATAGCCTGGATGCCCCTCTCCAaaaccccaccccttcccagtAGGGACTTCTACCTGCTGCTTGGTTTCCTTTCCCCTGGGCTACCACATGGGCCTAGGATGGTGGTCATCTATCCGGGTTATCAGCACGTGGTTCTGAACGGGATTTGATGAGACCCAGCTTCTTGAGAGCTTATCTTGAAAACAGAGAGGGAAATGTTAACTGGACAGATGGGAGGAGTGGGCACCAGAAGGAAATACAAGGTTACCCAGAATGGCAGAAATCTAGGTTTCCCAGagtggaaagagagaggagacattcaacaaacaacagatatttattgagcgcctattatgtgccaggcactgttctagaaccccccccccaaaaagaaaaaaaaagacagaggcagaaaacGCAAATtctgagggagaggaaaggggcgGTTGAGGAAGAAGGCGGAGGGGACTGAGAAGCCTGAGGTGCTGGGGACTCAGCCTTAGGCCTCCTCTTCGGCCTCCTCACCgaaatcctcctcctcttctgcgGTGGCATCCTGGTACTGCTGGTACTCGGAGACGAGGTCATTCATGTTGCTCTCAGCCTCGGTGAACTCCATCTCGTCCATGCCCTCACCTGTGTACCAGTGGAGGAAGGCCTTCCGGCGGAACATGGCAGTGAACTGCTCTGAGATGCGCTTGAACAGCTCCTGGATGGCTGTGCTGTTTCCAATGAAGGTGACCGCCATCTTGAGGCCACGGGGTGGGATGTCGCAGACGGCCGTCTTGACATTGTTGGGGATCCATTCCACGAAGTAGCTGCTGTTCTTGTTCTGCACGTTGAGCATCTGCTCATCCACCTCCTTCATGGACATCCGCCCACGGAAGACAGCAGCCACGGTGAGGTACCGGCCATGGCGGGGGTCACAAGCAGCCATCATGTTCTTGGCATCGAAGACCTGCTGGGTGAGCTCCGGCACAGTGAGGGCCCGATACTGCTGGCTTCCACGGCTGGTTAGAGGGGCAAAGCCAGGCATGAAAAAATGGAGACGTGGGAAGGGCACCATGTTGACTGCCAGCTTGCGGAGGTCAGCATTGAGCTGGCCAGGGAAGCGGAGGCAGGTGGTGACACCACTCATGGTGGCCGAGACGAGGTGGTTCAGGTCCCCGTAGGTTGGCGTGGTCAGCTTGAGGGTGCGGAAACAGATGTCGTAAAGGGCCTCGTTGTCAATGCAGTAGGTCTCATCAGTGTTCTCCACCAGCTGATGGACGGAGAGGGTGGCATTGTAGGGCTCAACCACAGTGTCGGACACTTTGGGTGAGGGCACCACACTGAAGGTGTTCATGATGCGGTCAGGATACTCTTCACGGATCTTGCTGATGAGCAAGGTGCCCATTCCAGAGCCCGTGCCCCCGCCCAGCGAGTGGGTCAGCTGGAAGCCCTGCAGGCAGTCACAGCTCTCGGCCTCCTTCCGAACCACATCCAGGACCGAGTCGACCAGCTCGGCCCCCTCTGTATAGTGGCCCTTGGCCCAGTTGTTGCCTGCCCCAGACTGACCTGCAATGGGGTCAGAAGGCAAGCTTGGTTAGTAAAGTGTGGAAGATACATGGCCACATTTCTACCTTTCAACTTTTGGAGTAATGCCAGTGGATgtatcttctctccctcccctgtggTATACCTGTCGCCCCCCCCCCACAATTTACTATTTAAAGCAGTCACTACCTCCATCCTCCATTAGGTTTCAAAACACAGCCCTGTATAAGTTCTTCAGTACAATCATTTCCTAACTCTTGCTGCACCCAAATAACTTGAATAAATATCTACTATTGTTTGTGTAACTCACCAAAAACAAAGTTGTCTGGTCTGAAGATCTGACCAAAAGGCCCTGAGCGAACAGAGTCCATGGTCCCGGGTTCTAGATCCACCAAGATAGCACGAGGAACATATTTTCCACCTACAGGGAATAAAGTAGCGTTGTAAAAACTGACAGACATAAAGGTAAATATTTTGGAGCTGGGAGGCAGCCGGGAACCCAAACTTGTGATTCCAGGCActgccaccaggtggcagcagAGCCACTTTTGAGCCCCGATGGGGGAAATGAAGAAAGGCCTCCAAAGGAAGAGAATGGATTCATTCAAAGGGGATAAAGGGTTTCCCAGGGAGGCAGAGACCCCAGATAAGTGGGAGTGATGGAACCCGTGATTCACGGCCTCCTGCCCTCACCTGTGGCTTCATTGTAGTACACGGAGATGCGGTCCAGCTGCAGGTCGCTATCCCCATGATAGGTGCCGGTGGGGTCGATGCCATGTTCATCACTGATCACCTCCCAGAACTGCCGGGGGAGAGCAACGGGTCCTCAACAGCTCAGGTTCCAGCCAATTATACGCCCCCTACCGCCATTTTAACTCCAGATACGCCTGTGGCGGGCCCTCCCCTAGGGCCTGGCATTTCTTCTGCCTGCCACACCCTTCCCCTAAACACCTGCACACGCGGGAAAACTGCAGCTTTCACTGCTTGGGATGTGAGATGCTGTGGAAGGTCCCGGCGATCGCAGGCACCGAGGTGGGTATGGAGGCGGCCGACTTGCTCGGAGAAGCGTACCTCCCCGCCCGCCCTTCGCAGGGCACAAAGAGCTGGGGGCCGGAGAAAGGAGCCACTGCCGCAGGCGCCCACCCCGCCCGGCACGTGACCGCGGCGCAGGCGCGCGCCGAGCAGCCGACAAAGGGAGGTGCCGCGCGTGGGCGGGGCCGAAGCGCGAATTCCGCGCGGTAAGGGCGGGACTTGGCTCGGGCTCGCGCGCCCCCAGCCGGCTGGCCCGGCCGCATTGTCCCAGCGCGCCAGGGCGCCCGGGTCCCGCCCTTCTGCTCTAACGTAGCAGCCGCg is a window of Physeter macrocephalus isolate SW-GA chromosome 18, ASM283717v5, whole genome shotgun sequence DNA encoding:
- the TUBB gene encoding tubulin beta chain, translating into MREIVHIQAGQCGNQIGAKFWEVISDEHGIDPTGTYHGDSDLQLDRISVYYNEATGGKYVPRAILVDLEPGTMDSVRSGPFGQIFRPDNFVFGQSGAGNNWAKGHYTEGAELVDSVLDVVRKEAESCDCLQGFQLTHSLGGGTGSGMGTLLISKIREEYPDRIMNTFSVVPSPKVSDTVVEPYNATLSVHQLVENTDETYCIDNEALYDICFRTLKLTTPTYGDLNHLVSATMSGVTTCLRFPGQLNADLRKLAVNMVPFPRLHFFMPGFAPLTSRGSQQYRALTVPELTQQVFDAKNMMAACDPRHGRYLTVAAVFRGRMSMKEVDEQMLNVQNKNSSYFVEWIPNNVKTAVCDIPPRGLKMAVTFIGNSTAIQELFKRISEQFTAMFRRKAFLHWYTGEGMDEMEFTEAESNMNDLVSEYQQYQDATAEEEEDFGEEAEEEA